AGTTTCCACGCGAACAAGAACCTGACCTCGATCGAAGGCGGCGCGCTGGTGCTGAACAATGAAGAAGAAGCCGTTCTTGCGCAGAAGTACCGCCTGCAAGGCATCACGCGCACCGGCTTCGACGGCATGGACTGCGACGTGCTTGGCGGCAAGTACAACCTGACGGACGTTGCGGCGCGCGTCGGCCTCGGCCAGCTGCCGCATCTGGAGCGCTTCCTCGCGCAGCGCAGGAAACTCGTGCGCGCGTATTTCGCCGGTTTCGAAGGCGGCGCGGCGGCGAAACTCGGGGTCGGCCTGCCGTTTGCTGATCTTGAAAACAGCAACTGGCACATGTTCCAGATCACGCTGCCGCTCGAGAAACTCACGATCGACCGCGCCGGCTTCATGGGTCAGTTGAAGGAGCGCGGCATCGGCTCGGGCGTGCACTATCCGGCGATCCACCTGTTCTCGCTGTACCGTGCGCGCGGCTTCAGGGAAGGCATGTTCCCGCATGCGGAGAAGTTCGGCGCGACCAACGTCACGCTGCCGCTCTTCACGTTGATGAACGAAAGCGACGTGAAACGGGTGTGCCGCGCGGTCAATGAAATTTGCGAACAATACGGAAAATAAGCGGAAATGATTTATTCGGAACATCGCGCTGCCGCACCGGAAGTGTCGGTCATCATCCCGGTGTACAACGAGGAAGCCGGCCTGGCCGCGCTGTTCGCGCGCCTGTATCCGGCGCTCGACGCGCTCGGCACCGGTTATGAAGTGATCTTCATCAACGACGGCAGCCGCGACAAATCCGCAGCCCTGCTCGCCGAACAGTTCCGCGCGCGTCCCGACACGACCCGCGTGATTCTGCTGAACGGCAACTACGGCCAGCACATGGCGATTCTGGCGGGCTTCGAGCAATCGCGCGGCGAGATCGTCATCACGCTCGACGCCGACCTGCAGAATCCGCCGGAAGAGATCACCAAGCTGGTCTCGAAGATGCGCGAAGGCTACGACTACGTCGGCACGATTCGCCTGCAACGCCAGGACAGCCTGTGGCGCCGCAAGGCCTCGCGCGCGATGAACCGGCTGCGCGAACGCATCACCCGCATCAAGATGACCGACCAGGGCTGCATGCTGCGCGCGTACAGCCGGCATATCATCGACACGATCAATCGCTGCGGCGAAATCAACACGTTCATTCCCGCGCTTGCCTACACCTTCGCGCAGAATCCCGTGGAAATCGAGGTCGCGCACGAAGAACGTTTTGCCGGCGAATCGAAGTACTCGCTGTATTCGCTGATCCGCCTGAACTTCGATCTCGTCACCGGCTTCTCGGTGGTGCCGCTGCAATGGCTGTCGTTCATCGGCGTGATCCTGTCGCTCGGGTCCGCGGCGCTGTTCGTGCTGCTGCTGATTCGGCGCTTCATCATCGGCGCGGAAGTGCAAGGTGTGTTCACGCTGTTCGCCGTGATCTTCTTCCTGCTCGGCGTGATCATTTTCGCGCTCGGCCTGCTCGGTGAATACATCGGGCGCATCTACCAGCAGGTGCGCGCGCGTCCGCGGTATCTGGTTCAGACCATTCTCGAACAGCGCGACGGCACAACCGTGACCGAAGCGCCGCGCCAGGCGGTGGTGCAGGCCGTGCAGGCCGCGCCGCTCCTCGATCAGGGCCCGAACCCATGAAGCCACGCGCTGTCGTATTCGCGTATCACAACGTCGGCGTGCGCTGCCTGCAGGTGCTGCTCGCGCGCGGCGTCGATGTGGCGCTCGTCGTCACGCACGAAGATAGTCCGACCGAAAACATCTGGTTCGGCAGCGTCGCCTCGATTGCAGCCGAGCACGGCATCAAGGTGGTCACGCCCGCCGATCCAAAGAGCGCCGAACTACGTGAGGCAGTGAGCGCCGCGCGGCCAGACTTCATCTTCTCGTTCTACTACCGCCACATGTTGCCGGTCGAGCTGCTCGCGCTCGCCGCACGTGGCGCTTACAACATGCACGGCT
The nucleotide sequence above comes from Paraburkholderia sp. FT54. Encoded proteins:
- a CDS encoding DegT/DnrJ/EryC1/StrS aminotransferase family protein: MSQSTVPFLPFVKPEIDEETIQGVADVLRSGWITTGPQNQKFEAALSEFCGGRPVRTFNSGTATLEIGLRIAGVGEGDEVITTPASWVSTSNVIYEVGATPVFADIDPVTRNIDLDLLEKAITPRTKALIPVYLSGLPVDMDRLYEIARAHKLRVIEDAAQAFGSTWKGERIGKLGDMVSFSFHANKNLTSIEGGALVLNNEEEAVLAQKYRLQGITRTGFDGMDCDVLGGKYNLTDVAARVGLGQLPHLERFLAQRRKLVRAYFAGFEGGAAAKLGVGLPFADLENSNWHMFQITLPLEKLTIDRAGFMGQLKERGIGSGVHYPAIHLFSLYRARGFREGMFPHAEKFGATNVTLPLFTLMNESDVKRVCRAVNEICEQYGK
- a CDS encoding glycosyltransferase, with the translated sequence MIYSEHRAAAPEVSVIIPVYNEEAGLAALFARLYPALDALGTGYEVIFINDGSRDKSAALLAEQFRARPDTTRVILLNGNYGQHMAILAGFEQSRGEIVITLDADLQNPPEEITKLVSKMREGYDYVGTIRLQRQDSLWRRKASRAMNRLRERITRIKMTDQGCMLRAYSRHIIDTINRCGEINTFIPALAYTFAQNPVEIEVAHEERFAGESKYSLYSLIRLNFDLVTGFSVVPLQWLSFIGVILSLGSAALFVLLLIRRFIIGAEVQGVFTLFAVIFFLLGVIIFALGLLGEYIGRIYQQVRARPRYLVQTILEQRDGTTVTEAPRQAVVQAVQAAPLLDQGPNP